One Baekduia alba genomic window, CGTGGCCTACAGCCTGCTCGCGATCGTCAGCACCGCCGCGTTCCTCGGCGTCGTGGTCTACGGCGTCGTGATCATCGTCAAGAAGTAGGGCGAAGCTCGCCCAGAGGGCGAGTTCGCCATGCGACGTTCGCCCAGAGGGCGAAGTCGCTCACCCTGCAGAAGGTGCGTCCGGGCGAAGCTCGCCCAGAGAGCGAGCTCGCCATGCGACGTTCGCCCAGAGGGCGAAGTCGCTCACCCTGCAAAAGGTGCGTCCGGGAAGCTCGCCCTGAGGGCGAAGTCGCTCACCCTGCGACCGGTGCGTCCGGCGGCAGGCCGCCGGACGGGTGCTCGGCGTACTCGATCGTGCGCAGCACGCGCGCGGGCGCCCCGGCGGCGATGGAGTAGGGCGGCAGGTCGGTCGTCACGACGCTGTTGGCGCCGATCACGCAGCGGTCGCCGATCGTGACGCCGGAGGTGACGACGACGTGGGCGCCGCACCAGACGTTGTCGCCGATCGTCGTCGGGCCCTTGGTCGTGAAGCCCTGCCACGGCACCGGCGTGAACGGGTCGTCGAAGCGGTGGTTGCCGTCGGTGACGAAGCAGCCGTTGGCGAGCATGCAGTGCTCGCCGATCGCGACCTCCGCGACCGCGGCGACCATCACGCCCATGTTGAGGAACGTGCCGCCGCCGATGCGGATGCGCGCGGGCGCCGGGCCCGTGAGCCAGACGTTGGGCTCGAAGAGGACGTGTGGACCCAACTCGAGGCGCCGCTCGCGCAGCATCTCCAGCACGTTGCCGTGGATCGGCCAGCGCGCGAACGCGTCGCGCTTGGCGAGCTCGTAGTGGATCCGGGCGCGGTTGTGCGGCAGCGCGTTCTGCTCGTACCAGCGCCATTTCTGGAGCCAGAGGCGCAGCTGCGCGCCCGTGAGGCTCACTGCTCCTCCTGCGCTGCTCCTCTGCGCAGGATCCGCGACAGGTGCTCGGCGACCTCGGTGGCCGTGCCCTCCTGGCCGCCGGCGCGCAGGCGCGCCTGGACGCTGTGCAGCGACGTGCGGTCGTTGAGGTCCTTCTGCGCGGCCTGGAGCTGCTGGGTGATCTGGCTGCCGAGCTCGCGCAGGCGGTGCTGGGCGTCGCGGACCGCCTCGCCCAGCGCCTTGGACTCGACGCCGGCGAGATCGGCCTGGGCACGCGCCTCGCGCAGGAGCGCGTCGGCCTGCTCGCGCGCTTCGCGCGTGATCCCCCGCGCCTCGACGCGCGCGTCGGCCTGCTCGCGCTCGACCGCCTGCTTGATCCGGACGGCCTCCTCCTGCGCGGCCTGGATGACGCGGCGCGCCTCGTGCTCGGCGCCGACGCGCTTGCCGTCGACGTCGTTGTCGAGCTCCCGGATGCGGGCGGCGACGGCCTGCTGGATGCGCTGCTCCTCGCCGACCGCGTGCTCGGCGGAGCGCCGGTCGTACTCGGCCTTGGCGGCGGCGAGCTGCTCGTCGGCCTCCGCGCGGGCGGCGGCGACGGCGCGGTCGCGGTCCTCCTGCGCGTTGGCGGCGGCGCGATCGGCCTCCTGCTGGGCGTCGCGGCGCAGCTGCTCGGCGTCGGCGCGGCCCTGGTCGAGGGCCTGCTGGGCCTGGAGGCGCGCCTCGGAGAGCAGCGCCGCGGCCTGCTCCTGGGCCTCGGCGAGCGCGCGCTCGGCGTCGTGGGACGGCTCGGGTGGCGCCGGGGCGACCGGCGCGGGCGCCGGCTCGGGGTCCGGGGCGGGCGCGACCGGCGCAGGCTGGACCGCGACGATCGGCGGGGGCGGCGGCGCGACCGGCTCAGGCGCCGGGGGCGCGGGGGGCGGAGGCGGCTGGACGACGCCGCCCAGCTCCGACGTGAACGGACGGTGGCGCACGGTGAGCTCGTGGCCGCGGCCGCCGCCCGGCAGGACGATCTCGCGCTCGCTGACCAGCTCGATGTGGCCGAAGCGCAGCGTCAGGTCCGTCAGCAGGGCCGCGCGATCCGGGCCGGTGACGGTGACGACGGACGGTTCCAGAGCCATGAGCGCCCCATCGTAGACGTCGTCCTGGCCAGAATCCGCGCCGCTGGCCGGACATCCGGTGTGTGATCTTCGCGCGGCGCCCGTGTCCTGGAGCCATGTCCAAGAGCAAGATCGCCGGCGCCGTCGCCGCGCTGGCCCTCCTCGCGGCCCCGTCAGTGGCCGCCGCGCACGACGGTCGTCATCACCACGGCCACCACCACAAGCACCACGCGAAGGCGCACGAGGTGACCGGCACCGCGACCGCGACCGTCGCGTCGTTCGCCGGCGACCAGCTGACGCTCACGCTGCCGAGCGGGAAGACGTTCGCGGCGACGGTCGGCCCCAAGACCGTGATCCGCTGCGTCACGGCCGCGCCGCAGACGCCGGCGACGACCGCGCGCCACGGCCACGGCGACGACGACGGCGGCGACGACCGCCCCAACCACGACGCCAAGGACGACAACGGCCAGGGCGACGTGAACGGCAACGGCGCGTGCGGCACCGCCGCGCTGGTCGCCGGAGCCAAGGTCTCCTTCGCCAAGCTCTCGCTCGCCGGTGGTGACGCGACCTGGAAGAAGGTCGTGATCCTCAAGTAGCGGGCGACCGCGAGCTGCCTCGCCGCCGCCCGGGAGCGGACCCCCGGGCCGGTGGCGGGGCGGAGAGCTAGCATCGACGCGTCGTCGAAGGCTCAGGGTCAGGCAACGATGAGGTCATCCCCGCTACGCCATCCCGCCCGTGCGGCGGGCTCTTCGCTGCTGCGCCTGCAGAGCGACGAGCGGCTGGCCGAGCTGGCCCGCGGTGGCCACGAGGCCGCGTTCGACGCGATCGTCGTTCGCTACCGAACCGCGTTGACGCGCTATTGCGCGGGGATCGTCGGGCCGAGCCGCGCCGACGACGCCGTCCAGCAGACGCTCATCAACGCCCACGACGCCCTGCCGAAGGTCGACGACGTGCGCCACCTGCGTTCCTGGCTGTACCGCATCGCCCACAACGTGTCGCTCAACGTCCTGCGCGGCGTGCGCGACGACGTGTCCTTGGAGGACGCGACCGCGTCCCCGGCGCTGGCGGCCGACGGCCCCGCCGCGAGCTTCGAGCGCTCCGAGCAGTTCCGGGCGACGGTCGCGGCGCTGCAGGCGCTGCCCGAGCGCCAGCGCGCGGCGCTGGTCCTGCGCGAGCTGGAGGGCCGCTCGCACGAGGAGATCGCCGACGCGCTCGGCGTGTCCAAGGGCTCGGCGCGCCAGCACCTTATGCGGGCGCGCGTCGCGATGCGCGGCGCGGTCACGGCGATCACGCCGTACCCGCTGGTCGTGCGGCTGGCCGACCTGCTGTCGGCCTCCGGCGGCGGCGCCGCGCCGTGGGGCGACGCGGTCGTGGGCGGCGCAGGGGTCGGGCTGGGGGCAGGGTTGATGAAGGCGACGGCCGGGGTCGTCGCCACGGGCGCGCTGGTCGGCGGCGCGGCGGTCGGCACCGACCGCGTCGTCGGGCACGGCGGCGACGCCGGCCCGGCGCGCGCGGCGGAGGTCGTCGCGCAGCCGGCCGCGAACGCCGCGCCCGTCTCGCGCGCGGCGAGGGCGCCCGCCTCGGCGCCGGCGGCGACGGTGCCCACCACCACCGTCGCCACCGCGCGCAAGCGGCCGGCGGCGGGGAGCCGCGGCAAGGACGACAACAAGGGACGCGGGCGGAGCGGGAAGGCGCCGCGTCAGGGGCCGCCGGCCGCGGTAGCGCCGGCCGTGACCGATGACGCCGCCGCCACCTCGGGGCCGTCGGGCGCGACGGTGCCGTCGCACGGCCGGCGTGGCAGGCGCGACGATGAGGGCGGCAAGGACGATGACAAGGGCTCTGGCCGCGGCGACGACGGCCGCGGGCGCTCCCTCGGCCGCAGCGGGAAGCGTGGGAAGGGCGAGCAGCGCGGCACGCGCGACGACGGCGGGTCGGGCCGCGGCGCGAGCGGGTCCGGCAGGTCGAGCGACGGCTCCGGGTCGAGCGGGTCGAGCGGGTCGAGCGGCAGGGGCTCCGGCGACGACGACACGGCCGTCCCCCAGCCCACCACGCCCGTGACCCCGGCCACCGCCACGCCGCCGGCGGTCACCGCGCCCGGCGACTCGTCCGACGCCGGCGACTCCGGCTCCGGCAAATCGGGCTCCGACACCTCCGGCGACGACGAGTGATCACGCCGCGCCGGCGCCCGCGCTCCGGCCACTAAGGTCCCCCGCTCGTGCCTCGCATCGTCCTCGGCCCCACGCTGCGCTACGTCGACCAGCGCCGCGCCACGATCTGGGTCCAGACCGACGTGCCGTGCGAGGTCGAGGTGCTCGGCGCGCGCGAGCGCACGTGGTGCGTCTGCGGCCTGCACTTCGCGCTGCTCACCGTCGAGGGCCTCGCTCCCGGCGCCGACCACCCCTACGAGGTCGCGCTGGACGGCGAGCGCGCCTGGCCCGAGGACGGCTCCTCCTGGCCGGCCAGCACGATCCGGCTGCTGGCGCCCGACCGCGCGCTCGACGTCGTCTTCGGCTCGTGCCGGATCACCCGGCCCCACGAGCCGCCGCACGCCCTGCGCGCCGACGAGCACCCCGACGGCCAGGGCATCGACGCGCTGCGCGCCTACGCGCTGCGCTGCGCCGCGGCCGACGCCACCGCCAAGCCCGACATGCTGCTCATGCTCGGCGACCAGATCTACGCCGACCAGCCCTCGCCCGCGCTGCAAGAGACGCTCGCCGCCCGCGACCGCCCGGCCGACGCGCCGCCCGACGAGCTCGCCGACTTCTGCGACTACGCGCTGGCCTACGGCGAGGCCTGGTCGGATCCCGCGATCCGCTGGCTGCTGTCGACCGTGCCCGTGACGACCGTCTTCGACGACCACGAGATCCACGCCGAGTGGCGGATCTCGCAGGGCTGGTTGGACGAGATGAACGCCGAGCCGTGGTTCGACCGCCACATCCGCGCCGGGCTCGCGGCCTACTGGGTCTTCCAGCACATCGGCAACCTCCCGCCCGAGGAGCTGCGCGCCGGCGGGTTGTACAACCTGGTCTGCGAGGCGCAGGACGCTGGCGACCTGCTCTCGGCGGCGATGGACACCGAGGGTCGCCAGACCGGCCACAGCCGCTGGAGCTTCGTGCGCGAGCTCGGCGACGCGCGCCTGGTCGTCATCGACTCGCGCGCCGGCCGCGACGTCACGCCGGGCGCCCGCGAGCTGATCCGCGACGAGGAGTGGGCGTGGATCCGCGAGCAGGCGACGCGCCCGACGCGCCACCTGCTGCTCGCCAGCTCCGTGCCGTTCCTGCTCGCGCCCGGCCTGCACCACGGCGAGGCCTTCGACGAGGCGTTGGCCGACGGCGCGCGCGGCGGCCGGGTCGGCGCATGGGCCGGCGAGCGCCTGCGGCGCATCGCGGTGATGGACCACTGGGCGTCGTTCCAGCGCACGTTCCACCGGCTCGCCGAGCTGCTCGACGACGTCGCGCACGGCCGCTGCGGCGACGCGCCCGCGTCGGTCGTGATGCTCTCCGGCGACGTCCACCACTGCTACCTCGCCGAGGTCGGCTTCCGCCACGGGTCGGAGGCGCGCAGCCCGGTCTGGCAGGCGGTGTGCTCGGCTTTCCGCAAGGAGCTCGCGCCCCACGAGCGCCGGATCCTCGCCTTCGGGCACACCGCCTTGGCCGAGCGGCTGGCGCGGCGGCTGGCGCGCGGCACCGGCGTCGCGCCGCTGCCGCTGGACTGGCGTGTCGTGGAGCGGCCGGCCTACGGCAACCAGGTCGCGACGCTCACGCTGGACGGCGACCAAGCCCGCGTGCGCGTCGAGGCGGTCGTCGACGGCACGTGGCGCGACCCGCGGCTGGCGCTCGCGTTCGCGCGCGATCTGACCTGAAGTCCGACGTCGGACGTCATGCACATCAGGTTGCAAGGGGACCTAATCGCGCGCGCCGCGTTCGTTCGCGCAGGGCCCGAGGCAAGGTGGTTGCCATGCGCATCCGCCCGTCGGTCCTCCTTGTCGTCCTCGTGGTCATGGCGTCGCCCAGCGCCGCGAGCGCGGCGTCGCATCTGATCGTGGGCGGGGAGACGTTGTCGGGGATCGCGGCGGTCAACGGGCTGTCCCCCGCGCAGCTCGCGGCGGCCAACGGGCTGCCCGCCGACGCGTTCGTCATCGAGGGCCGATCGCTGACGATCCCGGCGCCGGGGACCGCGGCGGGCACCGTCACGTCGGCGCCCGCGCCGTTCGGCGGCTACCGCGTCCGCCTGGGCGACTCGCTCAGCGCGATCGCGGCCGAGCACGGCGTCAGCCTCGGCCAGCTCGCCGCCACCAACGGCGTGAGCCCCGAGGGCACGCTGATCGCCGGGACGTCGCTGCGGCTGCCGAGCGGCGCCGCGCCGAGCACGTCGCCGACGACGACCACCGCGGGCGCGACCACCTCGGCGAGCGGCAGCGCCGCCGGCGGCGGCCACTTCGTCGTCCCGGGCGACACCCTGACCGGGATCGCCGCCGCGAACGGCGTCACGCCCGCCTCGCTGGCCTCCGCCAACGGGATCGCGCCCAACGCCTTCGTCATCGCCGGCACCCGCCTGAAGATCCCGGCCGCCGCGCCCGCCGCGACCGTGCCAGCGACCGCCGCGGCCAACGTCCCCGCCCAGGGCGCCGCGACCGGCGCGCCGGGCCGGCTCGACGCGGGCCAGATCGGCTCGATCGCCGGCGCGAACGGCGCGCCGTCCTCGCTGGCGACCGCGATCGCCTGGCAGGAGTCCGGCTTCAACAACGCGATGGTGAGCGTCGCCAACGCGCGCGGGATCATGCAGGTCATGCCGAGCACGTGGACCTACGTCCAGAACGAGCTCGGCGCCGGCCCGCTGGACCCCGCCTCCCCGTCCGACAACGTCCGCGCCGGCTCGATCCTCCTGTCCCGCCTGCTGCGCGACACCGGCGGCGACCCCGCCACCGCGGTCGCCGCCTACTACCAGGGCCTCGGCTCGGTCCGCAAGATCGGCATGCTGCCGGAGACGCGCCGCTACGTCGCCAACGTGCTGGCGCTGCGCTCGCGCTTCGGCGGCTAGCCGCTGGGCGCGATCATGACCTCGATCGTCGCGCCGTCGGGGTCGTCGAAGTAGAGCGAGTCGTGGTCGGCGTGGTGCTCGAGGCGGTATGCGTGGCCGGCGCGATCGAGGTTCTCGCGCACCTCCGCGAAGCCCGCGGCGTCGGTCGCGAGCGCGATGTGCCGCAGCCCCGGCGCGCGGTCGGCGAACAGCGCGATCTGCGCGCCGTCGGCGCCGAGGAAGACCGGCTCGCCGGGGTCGTCGGTCGGGCCGGTTCCCGCGCGCGCGAGGCCGAGGATCGCGCCGTACCAGCGCAGCGTGCCCTCGCGGTCGGCGGCGTCGAGCGACACGTGGTCGATACGAATCAGGCGCATGGCGTGCAGCATCCTGGATCGGTCGGTGCCGAGCAGCGACGACCGCGGCGCGGGATCGTCGATGGGCGCCCAGCTGAGCGGGTGGTGCGAGCGCCAGCCGTTCCGGCTCAGCTTCATCCCATAGGTCGGCGCGCGCGTACGATGCGGTCCGGATGACCGCGGCCCCCGCCTCGCCCTTCGCGTCCCTCGCCGACGAGGAGCGCGCGCTCCTGCGCGCCGCGCCGGCACCGGCGCACGCCGACACGATGAAGGCCGTCCTGACCGACGCGCGGTTCAACGACGACAACTGGATCTTCGAGCGCAAGCTCGACGGCGTTCGCTGCGTGGCGGTGCGCGACGGCGGCGCCGCGCGGCTGCTGTCGCGCAACGACCTGTCGCTGAACGGGCGCTACCCGGAGATCGCGACGGCCCTGGAAGGCCAGCCGCAGCGGCGGTTCGCGGTCGACGGCGAGGTCGTCGCGTTCGACGGCGCTCAGACGAGCTTCGCGCGGCTGGCCCGGCGCGGCCAGGCGCCCGTGCCGGTCTTCTACTACATCTTCGACGTGGTCTGGCTCGACGGCCAGGACGTGCGCGACCTCCCGCTGCGCACGCGCAAGCGGCTGCTGCGCGACGCGCTGACGTTCGACGACAAGGCCCTGCGCTTCTCGACGCACCGCAACCGCGACGGCGAGCGGTACTTCGAGGAAGCCTGCCGCAAGGGCTGGGAGGGGCTGGTCGCCAAGCGGGCCGACAGCCGGTACACCAACAAGAGATCCAAGGACTGGCTCAAGCTCAAGTGCGAGCAGGGCCAGGAGCTGGTCGTCGGCGGCTACACCGCGCCGAAGGGCTCGCGGACGGACTTCGGCGCGCTGTTGTTGGGGTACTACGATGGCGACGGCGCGCTGCGCTACGCGGGCAAGGTCGGCACCGGCTTCGACGACGCGACGCTCGCCGCGCTCGGCGCACGCCTGCGCGGGCTGCGCACCGACGCGCCCCCATTCGCCGACGCGTCCGCGATCCGGGAGCGCACCGCGACGTGGGTCCGGCCGGTGGTCGTCGCGCAGCTCGGCTTCAGCGAGTGGACCTCCGCGGGCCGGCTGCGCCACCCGAAGTTCCTGGGGCTGCGCGACGACAAGGCCGCCCGCGACGTGGTGCGCGAGCGGCCCTAGGCGCGCCGCGCTCGGCTACGCCTCCAGCTCGCGCGCGAGGTTGACGAACATCTTGGTCCAGCCGCCCTCGTGGTCGCGTACGGCCGCCTCGTCCCACAGGCCGCTGTGGGTGAAGCTGACGGTCGTGACGCCGTCGGTCTCCGCGAAGTCGATCTCGATCAGCGTCCGCCGCGTGTCGCCGTCCCAGATCCAGGTGAACGCGAGGCGGTTGGGCCGTTCGATCTCGGTGTACTTGCCGCCCCCGCCGTACTCCTCGTCCTTCTCGGGGTCGCGCATGACCACGCGGACGTCGCCGCCGACACGCAGGTCGACCGCGGCCTCCGAGGTCTCGTAGCCGCGCTCGGTCTGCCACCAGCGCCGGAGCACCTCCTCGCTGGTCCAGGCGTCGAAGACCTTCTCGGCAGGCGCCGCGTAGGTGCGCTCGATGTGCAGGACGTTGTCGGCCGCGATCACTTCTCGGTCCCCCGGCGGCGGCGCAGGCGCAGCGACACCCAGCCGCGCGCGACCAGCAGGCTCGTGCCCATGCCGGCCAGCGCCGGCACCATCTCCTCCACCGGCACCCCTCCCACGTGCGCGATCATGCGCGCGACCGGGAGCCGCGCTGCGAGGCCGCGGCGTCCGAGAGGGCGGCCTCGAAGACCGTCGCGTCGTCGTACTCGTCGTGGAGGTTCCACCATCCGTAGGGCGGCGTCTGCGGGTAGCCCTCGGGCGAGTCCTCCCACTGCTCCTGGCGGCCGAGCGCGGTCATGTCGAGGTAGCTCCAGGCGCTGCCCAGCGCCTCGTCGCCGCGGCTGTTGATGAAGTACGTGCGGAAGATCGCGTCGTCCTCGCGGAAGAACGCGTTGGTGCCGTGCCACTCGTCCACGCCGAAGTCGGCGTCGAAGTCGTCGGTGATCGTGTACCACGGGATGTTCCAGCCCATCCGCGCCTTCCAGCGCTCGATGTCGGCCTGCGGGGCGCGCGAGACGTACGCGAACGTGGTGTCGCGGGAGTTGAGGTGGGCGAGGTCCGCGACCTGGTCGGCCATGAACGAGCAGCCGCGGCAGCCGCTCTCGGGCCAGCCGGCGACGCCGGGCTCGAAGAAGAAGCGGTAGATGACCAGCTGCCGCCGGCCCTCGAACAGGTCCAGGAGGCTCGCCGGGCCGTTGGGGCCGTCGAAGGCGTAGTCCTTGCCCACGGCCATGCGCGGCATCCGGCGGCGCTCGGCGGCCAGCGCGTCGCGGGCGCGCGTCAGCTCCTTCTCCTTGACCAGCAGCTCGGCGCGCGCGGCCTCCCATTCCTGCGGCGACACGGTCGGTGGGGTGTTCACTGGTTGTCCTCCTTGAGGAAATCGTCGACGACATCGAACATGCGCTCCCAGATGGCGCGCTGTCGATCCATCCAGTCGGCGGCCACGCTGAGCACGTCGGGCTCGAGCGAGAGCCGGTGCGTCCGGCCCTCCACCACGCGCGTGACCACGCCGGTCTCCTCCAGCACCTTCAGGTGCTTGGAGATCGCGGGCTTCGACACCCCGAAGCCGCTGGTGGCCTCGCCGACCGTCGCCGGACCAGCGGCGAGACGCTCGACGATGCCACGGCGGATGGGGTGCGACAGCGCCCTGAACGGATCGTTTACCACCTGGTTAACCATAGCACCGATGCGCGGGCCGTCAAGCGCGGTCGTGCGCGCTCATGCCTCGTCGGGCCAGCTCACGTCGCCGGGCTGGCCGTCGCCGCCCTCGGGCTTCGGCCCGCCGACCGCGATGAGGTCCATCCCCTCCGGCCCGGCCTCGAACGCGCGCTGCACCTCGGGAGCGACCCGTACAACATCGAACAGCCTCAGCTCGACCACCTCGCCGTCGAGCAGCACCCGGCCGCTGCCGGCGACCACCACGTAGGCCTCTTCCTGCACCTCGTGGCGGTGGGCGAACGGCGAGCGGAAGCCGGGGTCGTAGCGCCAGTGGCTCACGCCGAGGTCGCGCGATTCAAGGTGCTTGCGGCCGAACCGGCCCTGAAGCCCCGGCGCCCGATCGCCGATTGAGTCCTCGATCTCAAGCAGGTTCAGATGCGAGTAGGTCGGCATGCGCCGGACCCTAACCGGTGGTCGGCGCCCCCAGCTCACGCAGCTCGTCGGGCAGCAGCGGCAGGTCGAGCAGGCTCAGCTTCAGCCGTTGGCGCTGCTGGTGGGCGGCGGCGTCGAAGCGCACCACGAACCCCGCGTCCGGACGGAAGACGACGTCGACCACGTCTCCCGGCGCGAGGTGGCCGCGGACGTCGCCGTCGACCTCGAGCGCGGGCCGGCCGGCCGCGGCCAGCAGCTCGACCCGCAGCGCCTCGCCGGGGCCGAGCATCAGCGGCCGGCTGATCCCCGACATCGGCGAGGCCGGCGTGACGAGCATGCCCTGCGCCGCGGGTGAGACGACCGGGCCGCCGGCCGCGTAGTTGTAGGCCGTCGAGCCGGTCGGCGTCGCGACGATCAACGCGTCGCAGCGGTAGTAGCCGTAGCGGCGGCCGTCCACGGCCATCGACGCCTGCACCGACCCGGCGCCCGGCACGCGCGAGATCGCCACGTCGTTGAACGCGATCGTCGGCGCCTCCTCGCCGCCGAGGCGCACCTCGAGTCCGCTGTGCGGCTCGA contains:
- a CDS encoding acyltransferase; the encoded protein is MSLTGAQLRLWLQKWRWYEQNALPHNRARIHYELAKRDAFARWPIHGNVLEMLRERRLELGPHVLFEPNVWLTGPAPARIRIGGGTFLNMGVMVAAVAEVAIGEHCMLANGCFVTDGNHRFDDPFTPVPWQGFTTKGPTTIGDNVWCGAHVVVTSGVTIGDRCVIGANSVVTTDLPPYSIAAGAPARVLRTIEYAEHPSGGLPPDAPVAG
- a CDS encoding RNA polymerase sigma factor; the protein is MRSSPLRHPARAAGSSLLRLQSDERLAELARGGHEAAFDAIVVRYRTALTRYCAGIVGPSRADDAVQQTLINAHDALPKVDDVRHLRSWLYRIAHNVSLNVLRGVRDDVSLEDATASPALAADGPAASFERSEQFRATVAALQALPERQRAALVLRELEGRSHEEIADALGVSKGSARQHLMRARVAMRGAVTAITPYPLVVRLADLLSASGGGAAPWGDAVVGGAGVGLGAGLMKATAGVVATGALVGGAAVGTDRVVGHGGDAGPARAAEVVAQPAANAAPVSRAARAPASAPAATVPTTTVATARKRPAAGSRGKDDNKGRGRSGKAPRQGPPAAVAPAVTDDAAATSGPSGATVPSHGRRGRRDDEGGKDDDKGSGRGDDGRGRSLGRSGKRGKGEQRGTRDDGGSGRGASGSGRSSDGSGSSGSSGSSGRGSGDDDTAVPQPTTPVTPATATPPAVTAPGDSSDAGDSGSGKSGSDTSGDDE
- a CDS encoding alkaline phosphatase D family protein, with protein sequence MPRIVLGPTLRYVDQRRATIWVQTDVPCEVEVLGARERTWCVCGLHFALLTVEGLAPGADHPYEVALDGERAWPEDGSSWPASTIRLLAPDRALDVVFGSCRITRPHEPPHALRADEHPDGQGIDALRAYALRCAAADATAKPDMLLMLGDQIYADQPSPALQETLAARDRPADAPPDELADFCDYALAYGEAWSDPAIRWLLSTVPVTTVFDDHEIHAEWRISQGWLDEMNAEPWFDRHIRAGLAAYWVFQHIGNLPPEELRAGGLYNLVCEAQDAGDLLSAAMDTEGRQTGHSRWSFVRELGDARLVVIDSRAGRDVTPGARELIRDEEWAWIREQATRPTRHLLLASSVPFLLAPGLHHGEAFDEALADGARGGRVGAWAGERLRRIAVMDHWASFQRTFHRLAELLDDVAHGRCGDAPASVVMLSGDVHHCYLAEVGFRHGSEARSPVWQAVCSAFRKELAPHERRILAFGHTALAERLARRLARGTGVAPLPLDWRVVERPAYGNQVATLTLDGDQARVRVEAVVDGTWRDPRLALAFARDLT
- a CDS encoding lytic transglycosylase gives rise to the protein MRIRPSVLLVVLVVMASPSAASAASHLIVGGETLSGIAAVNGLSPAQLAAANGLPADAFVIEGRSLTIPAPGTAAGTVTSAPAPFGGYRVRLGDSLSAIAAEHGVSLGQLAATNGVSPEGTLIAGTSLRLPSGAAPSTSPTTTTAGATTSASGSAAGGGHFVVPGDTLTGIAAANGVTPASLASANGIAPNAFVIAGTRLKIPAAAPAATVPATAAANVPAQGAATGAPGRLDAGQIGSIAGANGAPSSLATAIAWQESGFNNAMVSVANARGIMQVMPSTWTYVQNELGAGPLDPASPSDNVRAGSILLSRLLRDTGGDPATAVAAYYQGLGSVRKIGMLPETRRYVANVLALRSRFGG
- a CDS encoding VOC family protein is translated as MRLIRIDHVSLDAADREGTLRWYGAILGLARAGTGPTDDPGEPVFLGADGAQIALFADRAPGLRHIALATDAAGFAEVRENLDRAGHAYRLEHHADHDSLYFDDPDGATIEVMIAPSG
- the ligD gene encoding non-homologous end-joining DNA ligase, producing the protein MTAAPASPFASLADEERALLRAAPAPAHADTMKAVLTDARFNDDNWIFERKLDGVRCVAVRDGGAARLLSRNDLSLNGRYPEIATALEGQPQRRFAVDGEVVAFDGAQTSFARLARRGQAPVPVFYYIFDVVWLDGQDVRDLPLRTRKRLLRDALTFDDKALRFSTHRNRDGERYFEEACRKGWEGLVAKRADSRYTNKRSKDWLKLKCEQGQELVVGGYTAPKGSRTDFGALLLGYYDGDGALRYAGKVGTGFDDATLAALGARLRGLRTDAPPFADASAIRERTATWVRPVVVAQLGFSEWTSAGRLRHPKFLGLRDDKAARDVVRERP
- a CDS encoding SRPBCC family protein, with protein sequence MIAADNVLHIERTYAAPAEKVFDAWTSEEVLRRWWQTERGYETSEAAVDLRVGGDVRVVMRDPEKDEEYGGGGKYTEIERPNRLAFTWIWDGDTRRTLIEIDFAETDGVTTVSFTHSGLWDEAAVRDHEGGWTKMFVNLARELEA
- a CDS encoding DUF899 domain-containing protein; amino-acid sequence: MNTPPTVSPQEWEAARAELLVKEKELTRARDALAAERRRMPRMAVGKDYAFDGPNGPASLLDLFEGRRQLVIYRFFFEPGVAGWPESGCRGCSFMADQVADLAHLNSRDTTFAYVSRAPQADIERWKARMGWNIPWYTITDDFDADFGVDEWHGTNAFFREDDAIFRTYFINSRGDEALGSAWSYLDMTALGRQEQWEDSPEGYPQTPPYGWWNLHDEYDDATVFEAALSDAAASQRGSRSRA
- a CDS encoding ArsR/SmtB family transcription factor: MVNQVVNDPFRALSHPIRRGIVERLAAGPATVGEATSGFGVSKPAISKHLKVLEETGVVTRVVEGRTHRLSLEPDVLSVAADWMDRQRAIWERMFDVVDDFLKEDNQ
- a CDS encoding cupin domain-containing protein, whose translation is MPTYSHLNLLEIEDSIGDRAPGLQGRFGRKHLESRDLGVSHWRYDPGFRSPFAHRHEVQEEAYVVVAGSGRVLLDGEVVELRLFDVVRVAPEVQRAFEAGPEGMDLIAVGGPKPEGGDGQPGDVSWPDEA
- a CDS encoding NAD(+)/NADH kinase, yielding MAIHRIGLVLHPVRDTSAQVEAIQRWAATHDGEVVLSEGDRARAIDGVAVLDDGTFTTTVDGLISLGGDGTMLGALRRVADAPVPVLGVNMGNLGFLAEIGPDELPQALDRLVVDNFTIEPHSGLEVRLGGEEAPTIAFNDVAISRVPGAGSVQASMAVDGRRYGYYRCDALIVATPTGSTAYNYAAGGPVVSPAAQGMLVTPASPMSGISRPLMLGPGEALRVELLAAAGRPALEVDGDVRGHLAPGDVVDVVFRPDAGFVVRFDAAAHQQRQRLKLSLLDLPLLPDELRELGAPTTG